The DNA region AGACTTGAGCTTGGATCAATAGCTAGGACGGCAACATGTAAACCTAGCCCACAAAGATATGTTCCAAAAGTCTCAATAAATGTACTTTTTCCAGCTCCCGGTACCCCAGTAATCCCAATTCGGATGGAATTACCGCTTTTGTATAAAAGTTTTTTCAGAAGCTCCTGGGCCTTATAGAAATGGTGCTCCGCATTACTTTCAACTAAGGTGATTGCACGTGCAAGCAGGCTTCTATCTCCTTTTATCACCCCATTGAATAATTCTTCAACGGATGGCTCAATTGATTGGCGCTTTTGAAAACGGATATTTTTTGGGATGGATGTAGCCTGTGACTCTAGTTCTTGACCTTTCCTGATTACACTTGAAAATTTATCAGGTTCATTCGGGTCGCTCCATTCCGGTTTCTTACCCGCATCCATTTATTCTGCCACTTCCTCATAACCGAGTTGTTTATAAATCTCCTTGATTACCTTTCCAGCAGCAACTGGAATAATTGTACCTGGACCAAAAATAGCTGATGCACCCTTTTCATACAAATATTGATAATCTTGCGCAGGAATAACTCCACCGATAACGACTAAAATATCTTCCCTGCCTAACTTTTTCAATTCTGCAACAAGCTGTGGAAGCAGTGTTTTATGCCCTGCAGCCAGCGAGCTCATACCGATCACATGTACATCATTTTCAATCCCCTGTAAGGCTGTTTCTTCTGGTGTTTGGAATAATGGACCGATATCAACGTCAAACCCGAGGTCAGCGAAAGCAGTAGCTATTACCTTTGCACCGCGGTCATGTCCATCCTGTCCCATTTTTGCAATTAGAATCCTCGGTCTTCTTCCTTCATTCTCAAGGAATTCATCTGTCATTTTTTTTACTTCAGAAATTTCTTCTTCATTGGTAAAAGCCTTGCTGTATACACCGCTTATTGAACGGATAATTGCTTTATGTCTGTTTGCTACTTTTTCTATTGCATCTGAAATTTCTCCTAGTGTCGCCCTCACTCTAGCAGCCCTAACGGCAAGTTCCAGCAAATTACCTTTACCTGATTCCGCAGCATGGGTTAAGGCTAGTAATGCTTCCTCCACTATATTCTCATCACGAGCAGCTTTTAACGAATTTAACTTTTCAATTTGCTTTATACGGACTGCGGTATTATCAATATCTAAAATATCTATCGCTTCTTCTTTTTCGAGGCGATAACGATTTACACCAATAATCGTTTCTGATCCTGAGTCAATTTGAGCTTGCCTTTTTGCAGCAGCCTCTTCAATTCTCATTTTTGGAAGGCCAGTTTCAATCGCCTTTGCCATGCCGCCTAGCTTTTCAATTTCCTCAATATGCGTCCATGCACGCTGCACCAATTCATCAGTGAGTTTTTCCACATAGTAGGATCCAGCCCATGGATCAATTACCTTCGTTATCCCTGACTCTTCCTGAAGGAACAGCTGTGTATTTCTGGCTATTCGAGCAGAGAAGTCGGTTGGTAAAGCAATCGCCTCATCTAAGGCATTAGTATGGAGTGATTGGGTATGCCCCATTGCTGCCGCATGTGCTTCAAGCAGTGTTCGAATAACATTATTAAACGGGTCCTGCTCCGTCAAGCTCCATCCAGAGGTTTGCGAATGGGTTCTAAGGGCCAACGATTTCTTGTTTTTCGGCTCAAACGATTGAATCATCTTTGCCCATATCAAACGAGCTGCCCGCATCTTGGCGACTTCCATAAAATAATTCATTCCCACTGCCCAGAAGAAAGATAATCTCGGTGCAAATTTATCGATTTCAATTCCTGCTTTTAGCCCCGTTCTTACATACTCCAGCCCATCAGCGAGTGTATATGCCAGTTCAAGATCAGCTGGCGCACCGGCTTCCTGCATATGATAGCCGGAAATACTGATACTATTAAACTTTGGCATATATTTGGAAGTATACTCAAAGATATCCGCAATGATCTTCATTGACATTTCCGGTGGATAGATATAAGTGTTCCTGACCATATATTCTTTCAAAATATCATTTTGAATCGTTCCTGAGAGCTTGTCCTGACTTACTCCTTGTTCTTCTGCAGCAGCAATAAAAAATGCGAGGATTGGTAAAACGGCCCCATTCATTGTCATCGAAACAGACATTTGATCTAACGGTATTCCATCAAATAAAGTCTTCATATCGAGAACAGAATCAATCGCAACACCGGCTTTTCCGACATCCCCAACAACGCGGGGATGATCTGAATCGTAGCCACGGTGTGTTGCTAAATCAAAAGCAACAGATAATCCCTTTTGTCCCATAGCCAGATTACGGCGATAGAAGGCATTGCTTTCCTCGGCTGTTGAAAATCCTGCATATTGACGGACTGTCCATGGGCGGTTCACATACATTGTTGGATAAGGACCGCGTGTATATGGCGGCAGACCAGGCAGATCGTCTAAATGCTCGATTTCGTTACGATCCTCCGTTGTATAAAGAGGTTTTAGCTTAATTTGTTCGTTAGTTTCAAAAAGCAAATCATCTATGGAGGATTGAATATCCTTTTCAACCTGTTCCTGCCATTGTTGTTTAGTGATGAAGTCCTGCTCATTATTTAATGGTATATTTTGGAAATCAGGCTTTTGAAGCTTCACCTGCCAACACCTCCATTTCTGTTAATATGATAGAAAGTGTTTCATAACAATTACTTTTCACATGGACAAACTGCTTAATTCCTTCTTTAAGCCATTGTATCTGTTGCTCTTTTTCCGGTAATCCTGCCAAATAAATCACTCGATCAGGAAATTCTTTTGTTAATGCTGTAACAATTTCATGTCCATATTGCTCGTATTGGTCATTACTGCCGCAAAGGCAAAGATATTTTGTGTTTTGGTTTATTACAAACTGTTTCGCCGCTTCATATGTAGTTATAGAACCGCTTTCTGCAGCTTTGAGTCCTCCTGCAGCAAGAAACCCTTTCATAAAATCTAGTCTAGGTTTATAATTGCGCAGTTCTCCAAGACAAAGCATACTTACGAAGGGTTCAGAGCCAGATTTGTTTTCAATGTCTTTACTAATTTTCCTTAAACTTTCAAATGGTTCAGCAACTCTCGTTTGCTTAATCGCCTCAAAATTAATCGTCATATGGTCATTGCTAAAATAGTTATTAAGGCTATTTTCTTTTGACCCAGGTACCTGTTCATCGAGATTTGCATATACATTTGTTCCAATTACGCTTTGCTTCCTTGTGAAAATATCATGCTGACGTTTGTTGCTGATTGCTTTTATATCATATTGTAGCTTGCTCGATTTTAAGACTTCAAGAATTCCTCCGTTTGCCTCTAGTTGCTGAAAATAACCCCAACCCTTTTCAGCTAATTCCCCTGTTAAGGACTCTATATACCATGAACCTCCAGCAGGGTCAGCTACCTTTTGTAAATAAGCTTCTTCCATCAAAATGTTCTGTGTATTCCTGGCAATCCGCTCTGATAGCTGGGTGCTCCCAGTAATGTCATCAAATGGTGTTACGTGCAAATACTGAACTCCGCCAAGTACAGCTGCAAAGGCCTCATTCCCTGCCCGTAGAATATTTACATGCGGGTCATAAACCGCTTTTGTATAGTTGGAAGTTTCTGCAGCTATGTGCATGCCTCTAGACGATGGTTCAGCACCATATACCCCAGTGATCTTATTCCAAAGAATACGGGCCGCCCGAAGCTTAGCCAGCTCCATAAAGAAATTACCGCCGATTGAGAATTGGAAAACCATTTTCGATAGAGCTTCATCAAGGCGCATTCCATCCTCCAGGAGCCTTTGTATATAATAGACACCTGTAGCAGCTGCAATTCCTAGCTCCTGGACCGCATTTGCCCCGCCTTGATGGTAGACTGCGGTATTAATCAAGACTGTTTGAAGATTAGGAAGTTTATTATTTGCCAGTTTAATATCCTCTGACCATACTGCAAGAACTTCATTTGACATTTGTCCTTCTTCAGCGAACATTGAAATTGGGTCGTTAGCAACGTATCCAGTGATTTTATCACCATTACCCTGCTGCACCGCCATTTCTGTTAGTTCAGCAATAAGTGCAGATTGCATACCTTTTGTATTGATAGCAAAAGGATATATTTCTGTGAGTTCACCTAGTATTTCCCTTAACGTTTCCTTGCCGTTAAAAAGTTGCTTAGAAACTTCAAAAGAAATAGCTGTTTGTCCTTTCTCAATTGCTTCTTGAAGCTTCCCCTTTAATTCTGCGAAGGATTTGGAGGAAATTCGCTGAGCTACCTTCCAGTTGCTTGTTTGATATCCTAAAGGATAAATCCCTCTTCTAAAATCAGAGCCTCCTGGATAATCTGATATTTTTTGCTCATCTAAGCGTGTGTAAAGTGCCTGCAACGTAATAGCTTCATATGTAGTTGTTTGTAATGAATCAACCGTTTTTCCCTTCAACGATTCCTCTGCTTTTAACTTCCAATCATTTTTCGTTATCGAAGGAAAGGTTTGATTTTTTAAATCTTCAAAACTCATATGTTCCACCCCCTGATTTAAAATACAAAATATTCTATAAATTTCATTATACTTTCTATTTTAGGATATAATTGCAAATCATTCAATAAAAATAACCGCTACCTTAATTGGCAGCGGTTATTTTATTAGTAAATCGATGTGGTGGATTTTGATGTGTTTTCCAGGATTTCTTTTACACGTTGTAAGAAACGTCCACATACTAGTCCGTCTAATATTCTATGATCAAGAGACATACATAAGTTTACGATATCACGCACGGCAATCATCCCGTTATTCATAACAACTGGGCGTTTTATGATTGATTCTACTTGCAGAATTGCAGCTTGAGGGTAATTGATAATCCCCATGGATTGAACAGAGCCAAACGAGCCGGTATTGTTAACCGTAAAGGTTCCGCCTTGCATATCCTCTGACCGAAGCTTTCCTGTTCTCACCTTAACAGCAAGTTCAGATATTTCACGCGCAATCCCCTTAATTGTCTTCTCATCTGCTTGTTTTATCACTGGAACATATAATGCATCCTCTGTTGCTACAGCAATTGAAATATTAATGTCTTTCTTTTGAATAATCTTATCACCAGCCCACATTGAATTAATTTGCGGATATTCTTTCAATGCTTGAGCTACAGCCTTTACAAAGAAGGCAAAGAAAGTTAAATTAAAGCCTTCTTTTTTCTTGAATTCTTCTTTTAACGAATTCCGGTACTCCACAAGGCTAGTGGCATCGACTTCAATCATTGTCCAAGCATGTGGTGCTTCGTGCTTACTGCGCAACATATTCGCTGCTATTGCTTTACGGATACCTGAAACAGGAATCTCAATATCACCAACTGCAACAGGAATATCAACTGCTGTTGCAGCTTGCTTTGGTACGGAAACAGGTTGAACAGTTTCCTGTACAGTTACCCGCTGTGTTTTCGTGTCCTTCAGAGTTTCAGCATTAGTACCTGCTGTAGGGATATTCCCTGAATCAATCAGCTTTAACAAATCTTTTCTTGTAATCCTGCCTCCCGCACCGGTGCCTGTCACCTGAGTTAAATCAATTCCATGTTCTTGAGAAATTTTTAATACTGCGGGTGAATAACGAGCTTTATTTCCTTGATTCTCCTCGGAATCAACAACCGTTTCAGAAGCAACAGTGGTTTTCTCCACTTCTTTAGGTGTCACGAAGGCACCACCTTCGATCTCAATCGTACAAATGACTTCTCCTACTGCAAGTGTTTCCCCTTCTTCAGCAATTAGCTCTTTAATAATGCCAGTATAAGATGAGGGTACCTCTGCATTCACTTTATCTGTCATAACTTCCGTTAAGGGGTCATACTTGTTTACTTTGTCTCCAACAGAAACCAGCCACTTACTTATGGTTCCTTCTGTTACGCTTTCCCCTAATTGAGGCATTTTAATTTGTTCAATTGCCACTGTTTTAAACCTCCAATATGTCCAGCTTCGGCTCCAAGGCCCGCTTCGTGTTTTAGTACTCCGCTAGCTCACGCATTGCTTTTTCAACTTTATCCGGATTAACCATAAAGTATTTCTCCATCGTTGGAGCGTATGGCATGGCTGGTACATCTGGTCCAGCTAAGCGCATGATTGGAGCATCTAAATCAAACAAGCAATTT from Neobacillus sp. FSL H8-0543 includes:
- the scpA gene encoding methylmalonyl-CoA mutase, with protein sequence MKLQKPDFQNIPLNNEQDFITKQQWQEQVEKDIQSSIDDLLFETNEQIKLKPLYTTEDRNEIEHLDDLPGLPPYTRGPYPTMYVNRPWTVRQYAGFSTAEESNAFYRRNLAMGQKGLSVAFDLATHRGYDSDHPRVVGDVGKAGVAIDSVLDMKTLFDGIPLDQMSVSMTMNGAVLPILAFFIAAAEEQGVSQDKLSGTIQNDILKEYMVRNTYIYPPEMSMKIIADIFEYTSKYMPKFNSISISGYHMQEAGAPADLELAYTLADGLEYVRTGLKAGIEIDKFAPRLSFFWAVGMNYFMEVAKMRAARLIWAKMIQSFEPKNKKSLALRTHSQTSGWSLTEQDPFNNVIRTLLEAHAAAMGHTQSLHTNALDEAIALPTDFSARIARNTQLFLQEESGITKVIDPWAGSYYVEKLTDELVQRAWTHIEEIEKLGGMAKAIETGLPKMRIEEAAAKRQAQIDSGSETIIGVNRYRLEKEEAIDILDIDNTAVRIKQIEKLNSLKAARDENIVEEALLALTHAAESGKGNLLELAVRAARVRATLGEISDAIEKVANRHKAIIRSISGVYSKAFTNEEEISEVKKMTDEFLENEGRRPRILIAKMGQDGHDRGAKVIATAFADLGFDVDIGPLFQTPEETALQGIENDVHVIGMSSLAAGHKTLLPQLVAELKKLGREDILVVIGGVIPAQDYQYLYEKGASAIFGPGTIIPVAAGKVIKEIYKQLGYEEVAE
- a CDS encoding methylmalonyl-CoA mutase subunit beta, encoding MSFEDLKNQTFPSITKNDWKLKAEESLKGKTVDSLQTTTYEAITLQALYTRLDEQKISDYPGGSDFRRGIYPLGYQTSNWKVAQRISSKSFAELKGKLQEAIEKGQTAISFEVSKQLFNGKETLREILGELTEIYPFAINTKGMQSALIAELTEMAVQQGNGDKITGYVANDPISMFAEEGQMSNEVLAVWSEDIKLANNKLPNLQTVLINTAVYHQGGANAVQELGIAAATGVYYIQRLLEDGMRLDEALSKMVFQFSIGGNFFMELAKLRAARILWNKITGVYGAEPSSRGMHIAAETSNYTKAVYDPHVNILRAGNEAFAAVLGGVQYLHVTPFDDITGSTQLSERIARNTQNILMEEAYLQKVADPAGGSWYIESLTGELAEKGWGYFQQLEANGGILEVLKSSKLQYDIKAISNKRQHDIFTRKQSVIGTNVYANLDEQVPGSKENSLNNYFSNDHMTINFEAIKQTRVAEPFESLRKISKDIENKSGSEPFVSMLCLGELRNYKPRLDFMKGFLAAGGLKAAESGSITTYEAAKQFVINQNTKYLCLCGSNDQYEQYGHEIVTALTKEFPDRVIYLAGLPEKEQQIQWLKEGIKQFVHVKSNCYETLSIILTEMEVLAGEASKA
- a CDS encoding dihydrolipoamide acetyltransferase family protein; the encoded protein is MAIEQIKMPQLGESVTEGTISKWLVSVGDKVNKYDPLTEVMTDKVNAEVPSSYTGIIKELIAEEGETLAVGEVICTIEIEGGAFVTPKEVEKTTVASETVVDSEENQGNKARYSPAVLKISQEHGIDLTQVTGTGAGGRITRKDLLKLIDSGNIPTAGTNAETLKDTKTQRVTVQETVQPVSVPKQAATAVDIPVAVGDIEIPVSGIRKAIAANMLRSKHEAPHAWTMIEVDATSLVEYRNSLKEEFKKKEGFNLTFFAFFVKAVAQALKEYPQINSMWAGDKIIQKKDINISIAVATEDALYVPVIKQADEKTIKGIAREISELAVKVRTGKLRSEDMQGGTFTVNNTGSFGSVQSMGIINYPQAAILQVESIIKRPVVMNNGMIAVRDIVNLCMSLDHRILDGLVCGRFLQRVKEILENTSKSTTSIY